A region from the Dendropsophus ebraccatus isolate aDenEbr1 chromosome 1, aDenEbr1.pat, whole genome shotgun sequence genome encodes:
- the LOC138773036 gene encoding protein kinase C delta type-like — translation MSANPKPSATMEKNGDGGRRRKRERSGEEAILVPSNEEKKTSRKNSQERKRRRVTSRSAEKMSSNLKMDQVDEERRKCLKKRQHNGNSSEEQKTEVKRAKQEPKTEDPRDSGDIGVRPTCSSISSNIRERLVYHHLLGAGGFGIVVLAEDSANHQKYAVKIIRKSFLNTEGEAANVMVERTVLRLASGSPFLVPAYFGFQTKMNIIFGLEYVSCGDFWNFILRKGPLEIDSARFYAAELVCGIQFLHLKGIIHRDLKPDNILVAATGHVKIADFGLALLNIFGDRAATGYAGTVGYVAPEILAGKEYGAGVDWYSFGVIINEMVTGESEFHPTLFKSSHSGVKNIIMQLLRKDPAQRLGVKENIRGHFFFRHIQWDSVEALRMPPPHIPEPTEPDPTAEGFTLEGMEADEASESPIPENLQAILGGFSFVT, via the exons ATGTCTGCCAACCCCAAACCGAGTGCGACGATGGAGAAGAATGGAGACGGAGGacgaaggaggaagagagagaggagcggagaggaggccatcttgGTCCCATCGAATGAAGAAAAGAAGACATCTAGGAAGAACAGCCAAGAGAGGAAGAGGCGCAGGGTGACTTCCAGATCGGCTGAGAAGATGTCTTCCAATCTGAAGATGGACCAAGTGGATGAAGAACGGAGAAAGTGTTTAAAGAAGAGACAACACAACGGGAACTCTTCAGAAGAACAGAAGACGGAGGTCAAAAGGGCTAAGCAAGAGCCGAAGACAGAAGACCCCAGAGACTCAG GAGACATTGGTGTCCGGCCGACCTGCTCCAGCATCTCCAGTAACATCAGAGAGAGATTGGTTTACCATCACTTGCTGGGGGCAGGAGGTTTCGGGATCGTCGTGCTGGCCGAGGACTCTGCTAACCATCAGAAGTacgcagtgaagatcatccgcaAGTCATTCCTGAACACCGAAGGCGAGGCAGCGAATGTGATGGTGGAGCGCACAGTGTTACGGCTTGCATCTGGGAGCCCCTTCCTCGTCCCCGCATACTTTGGATTCCAGACAAAG ATGAACATCATATTCGGACTGGAGTATGTGAGCTGCGGGGACTTCTGGAACTTCATACTGAGGAAGGGGCCGCTTGAGATCGACAGCGCCAG ATTCTATGCAGCTGAACTTGTGTGTGGCATCCAGTTCCTCCACCTGAAGGGCATCATCCACAG AGATCTCAAACCAGACAACATCTTGGTGGCTGCTACCGGACATGTTAAGATCGCCGACTTCGGTCTCGCCCTCCTGAACATCTTTGGAGACCGAGCAGCCACCGGATATGCCGGGACCGTAGGATACGTGGCTCCTGAG ATACTAGCTGGCAAGGAGTATGGCGCCGGAGTGGACTGGTATTCGTTTGGAGTCATCATAAACGAAATGGTCACCGGAGAGAGTGAATTCCATCCCACTCTCTTCAAATCCAGCCACTCCGGCGTGAAGAACATCATCATGCAG CTCCTCCGTAAAGATCCTGCACAGCGCTTAGGAGTCAAGGAGAACATCAGAGGGCATTTCTTCTTCCGGCATATCCAGTGGGACTCTGTGGAAGCCCTTCGGATGCCACCACCTCACATTCCGGAA CCAACTGAGCCTGATCCAACCGCCGAAGGATTCACCCTGGAAGGAATGGAAGCAGACGAGGCCAGCGAGTCACCAATTCCCGAAAACCTACAGGCCATCCTTGGAGGGTTTTCCTTCGTCACCTAG